The proteins below come from a single Mya arenaria isolate MELC-2E11 chromosome 6, ASM2691426v1 genomic window:
- the LOC128238875 gene encoding polyunsaturated fatty acid 5-lipoxygenase-like, with protein sequence MRHVYQYTFEKGLPVTLKALPEQEMFSFTYGFHILEKILTGESSPPLECLACEDVSEFDNLFIHSEKPHELDRWENDEKFGLQRLLGVNSSVIRRVKDMSQLNNLHVDENEIRWLLQGLTLKEAIDARKLFIVDHAILDKCPKNPKIILCSPIALFFREEDKIMPIAIQLFQGRSDDNPVFFPTDDKYTWILAKMWFNNADAQIHQAISHLGYTHLIMGGFAIAAHRYLSKSHPIFKLLAPHFLYLMAINNIGLKSLVSKGALIDILMSMGSEGTEYLIAKHKDTWRLNVEGCLPADIVDRGVEPTDVPFYPFRDDALLTYQAIEEYVDSYVSLYYRSDKVLQEDPEIQAWRYDMDRSASDGGLGVKGIPGEQGRFQKRDELALVLKCIIYTCSVGHAAVNFKQYDEYAFPLNYPMMLNGHPPKDKRKRDMKHDVIPTIQPKHKLLKIMALTKILSTRATNALGNFEVNYIHDPPAVKLVEQFQKNLEIASKRIKDEHTRRTAERAYPFLDPDKIPNAISI encoded by the exons ATGAGACATGTCTACCAGTATACATTCGAGAAGGGGCTTCCGGTTACTCTGAAGGCGTTGCCAGAACaggaaatgttttcatttacgTACGGCTTCCATATATTGGAAAAGATACTTACAGGCGAGTCGTCTCCTCCTTTGGAATGCTTGGCGTGCGAGGATGTCTCtgaatttgataatttattcatacattcCGAGAAGCCACATGAACTAGACAG ATGGGAAAACGACGAGAAATTTGGTTTACAGCGCCTTCTTGGGGTGAACAGTTCTGTCATTCGTCGAGTAAAAGATATGAGTCAACTGAACAATTTGCatgttgatgaaaatgaaatcCGATGGCTCCTACAGGGTCTCACACTAAAAGAAGCCATTGACGCAAGAAAGCTTTTCATTGTCGACCACGCAATCCTAGATAAGTGTCCAAAAAATCCGAAAATCATCTTATGCTCGCCAATAGCTCTTTTCTTCCGAGAAGAAGACAAAATCATGCCAATAGCTATCCAGTTATTTCAGGGCAGAAGCGACGATAACCCGGTATTTTTTCCAACAGATGACAAGTACACGTGGATTTTGGCGAAAATGTGGTTCAACAATGCCGATGCTCAAATCCATCAAGCAATTTCTCATCTCGGCTACACACACTTGATTATGGGGGGGTTTGCGATCGCTGCCCATAGATACCTTTCTAAATCACATCCGATTTTCAAACTTTTGGCCCCACACTTTCTTTACTTGATGGCTATCAATAATATTGGATTGAAAAGCCTGGTGAGCAAGGGAGCACTTATTGATATACTGATGTCAATGGGGTCGGAGGGAACAGAGTACCTAATCGCAAAGCACAAGGACACCTGGCGCTTGAACGTCGAGGGTTGCCTTCCAGCTGACATCGTCGATCGGGGAGTTGAACCTACTGATGTTCCGTTTTATCCATTCCGAGACGATGCACTGCTTACGTATCAAGCCATAGAGGAATATGTTGATTCGTACGTCAGCTTGTATTACAGGTCAGACAAAGTCCTACAAGAGGATCCCGAGATACAGGCCTGGCGGTACGACATGGATCGGTCTGCATCCGATGGCGGACTTGGAGTCAAAGGTATTCCAGGAGAACAGGGAAGATTTCAAAAACGAGACGAATTGGCTCTTGTacttaaatgcataatttacaCGTGCAGTGTCGGACATGCTGCCGTAAACTTCAAGCAGTATGACGAGTACGCATTCCCCCTGAACTATCCGATGATGCTTAATGGGCATCCACCCAAAGACAAGAGAAAACGTGATATGAAACATGATGTCATCCCGACGATCCAACCAAAACACAAACTGCTGAAAATTATGGCACTGACAAAAATTCTCAGTACACGTGCAACAAATGCTCTCGGGAATTTTGAAGTGAACTACATTCATGACCCTCCAGCTGTCAAACTGGTCGAACAGTTTCAGAAAAACCTAGAAATTGCAAGCAAAAGAATAAAGGACGAACACACAAGAAGAACCGCAGAGAGGGCATATCCATTCCTCGACCCTGACAAAATACCAAATGCGATCAGCATTTGA
- the LOC128238876 gene encoding uncharacterized protein LOC128238876 has translation MGVDIETYRGRIGGFKGSIGCDVVTVPCNVNFSSGMNAFGAVVFIGLLLIMGGIEPNPGPPQKDSKSENSGTFEIHGQEGIIKYYCRVNSETDLKTILNPWGIRNPGFILSAAGNADNVHEQFRRDHFIKETTTLIRNTGAILTTAVGGWLHELVRDIIDEVRILSDYKPVVIGIFKWESTKDTFTELPNKLMKEDRDDSHFTHFIFVENEKQCTSILWKLNSCLSEDTADDTITPTILLTHCIDTLAIECAVAAFQSNKPLTLLQTDETSQLLKTLRKKQNDKELNNSRTLDPIHLKLGLFSDTLPEESYEGYLRESIYKDQDNFHINVIEGFKRMNAKNIDLLKLWIVLNPTATKLCSGLDTGRLKDINYKNRLFAFILKKNIVHELLYSDTVYLKLFCEKELPKMFDNPGDGSDTNSLCHVADKIRKKLGIHVAVKDGKMETDEQAIFFIFMWSLLKQKGSVSDWAYNKMTSKMTAALVGSKYLKKTGESKHKS, from the exons ATGGGCGTCGATATTGAGACATACAGGGGCCGAATAGGAGGCTTTAAAGGCTCAATAGGGTGTGATGTTGTGACGGTCCCATGCAATGTCAACTTCAGCTCCGGGATGAACGCTTTTGGTGCCGTTGTTTTTATTGGATTGCTGTTAATCATGGGAGGAATCGAGCCAAACCCTGGACCACCACAGAAAG ATAGTAAAAGTGAGAACAGCggaacatttgaaatacacGGACAAGAAGggattatcaaatattattgtCGCGTAAATTCAGAAACTGATTTAAAGACCATTTTAAACCCATGGGGCATTCGAAATCCCGGATTCATATTATCAGCTGCAGGGAACGCGGACAATGTCCATGAACAATTTCGACGTGATCATTTCATAAAAGAAACTACAACCCTTATACGGAACACGGGTGCAATTTTAACAACAGCGGTTGGGGGTTGGTTACACGAGCTCGTGAGAGATATTATCGATGAAGTCAGAATTCTGTCTGATTACAAGCCTGTCGTTATTGGCATCTTCAAATGGGAATCGACAAAAGACACTTTTACCGAATTGCCAAATAAACTGATGAAGGAAGATCGCGATGACTCTCACTTCACACATTTTATCTTTgtggaaaatgaaaaacaatgtaCATCTATCCTTTGGAAGCTTAATTCATGCTTGTCAGAAGATACTGCAGACGACACAATAACACCAACCATTTTATTAACACATTGCATCGACACGTTAGCGATTGAGTGCGCGGTAGCTGCTTTTCAGAGCAATAAACCATTAACTCTGCTTCAAacagatgaaacttcgcaacttcttaaaacacttcgtaAAAAACAGAACGATAAGGAATTAAATAATAGTAGAACATTGGACCCCATACATCTTAAATTGGGCCTTTTCTCAGATACACTTCCGGAGGAGTCATACGAAGGCTATCTCAGAGAAAGTATATATAAAGATCAGGATAACTTTCATATTAATGTTATAGAAGGCTTCAAGCGAATGAATGCCAAGAACATTGATTTACTAAAACTATGGATAGTGCTAAATCCAACAGCAACCAAACTTTGTTCTGGACTTGATACCGGACGACTGAAAGacattaattacaaaaacagGTTGTTTGcgtttattttaaagaaaaatattgttcatGAGTTGCTATATTCGGACACTGTTTACTTGAAGCTATTTTGTGAGAAAGAACTGCCTAAAATGTTCGATAATCCAGGGGATGGTTCTGATACGAATAGCTTGTGTCATGTTGCTGATAAGATACGAAAGAAATTAGGGATACATGTAGCTGTTAAAGATGGTAAAATGGAAACTGACGAACaagcaatatttttcatattcatgtGGTCCCTCTTGAAACAAAAAGGCAGCGTCTCAGATTGGGCTTATAATAAAATGACAAGTAAAATGACTGCTGCTCTTGTGGgctctaaatatttgaaaaaaactggTGAAAGCAAACACAAATCCTGA